The following proteins are co-located in the Methanobacterium aggregans genome:
- a CDS encoding VTT domain-containing protein: MFEGLVVSLEQIMALYGAWGILIGSILEEIVAPIPSTLVVMGSSFLIMKGSAISPGAFGTLFLNIILPAAVGVTLGSLFLYSITYYAGKPVIERWGKYFGVSWSNVEGLEKRFEDSRSDELILFLLRALPLVPSVIINAFCGVIRYEIKRYLSITFFGTIVRTLILGFIGWQFGNFYQDAAQQISYLEEGVLIVILIGFISLILYKMRNKT, translated from the coding sequence ATGTTTGAAGGCCTTGTAGTATCCCTTGAACAGATAATGGCTCTGTACGGTGCATGGGGTATCCTCATTGGAAGCATACTCGAGGAGATCGTTGCACCCATACCATCAACCCTGGTTGTGATGGGATCAAGTTTTCTCATAATGAAAGGTTCTGCAATTTCACCAGGAGCCTTCGGAACACTTTTTTTAAATATTATACTGCCTGCAGCAGTGGGAGTCACCCTGGGGTCGCTCTTCCTGTACTCCATAACCTACTACGCAGGAAAACCCGTGATAGAACGCTGGGGTAAATACTTTGGAGTTTCCTGGAGCAACGTGGAAGGGCTTGAGAAGAGATTTGAGGACAGCCGTTCAGATGAGCTTATACTCTTCCTCTTAAGGGCATTACCACTAGTTCCAAGTGTGATCATAAATGCATTCTGCGGAGTTATAAGATATGAAATTAAAAGATACCTTTCAATAACCTTCTTTGGAACAATTGTACGCACCCTAATCCTAGGATTCATAGGATGGCAGTTTGGAAACTTTTACCAGGATGCAGCACAGCAAATATCTTATCTTGAAGAAGGAGTCCTTATAGTAATATTAATAGGATTTATATCATTAATACTCTATAAAATGAGAAATAAAACCTGA
- a CDS encoding heparan-alpha-glucosaminide N-acetyltransferase gives MDLNQRFWEVDSVRGIAIVMMITYHFLFDLTYFNVIDLNVSSGFLWYFARITAAVFIFLVGVSMKLSHSRAEKLNLYRDRDFFMKYLKRGLKIFAWGIGITIMTWIFIRADFIIFGVLHFIGVAIILSYPFLKRKYTNLVFGLSFLAVGIYLQTLYFNFTGLMWLGFVPSTIHTVDYFPLLPWFGVVLLGTFAGEVLYRDYRRNFHLPDLSRTFPVRVTGLLGRHSLLIYLMHQPVLILFLYLLGVLKISYLF, from the coding sequence ATGGATTTAAACCAGAGGTTCTGGGAGGTGGATTCGGTAAGGGGAATTGCAATCGTCATGATGATAACTTACCATTTCCTCTTTGACCTAACTTACTTCAACGTGATAGATCTAAACGTGAGCTCCGGCTTTTTATGGTACTTCGCAAGAATAACCGCCGCAGTATTCATATTCCTTGTGGGTGTTTCCATGAAGCTCAGCCATTCCCGTGCCGAGAAGCTGAACCTCTACAGAGACAGGGACTTCTTCATGAAGTACCTGAAGCGCGGGCTTAAAATATTTGCCTGGGGCATTGGGATAACCATAATGACCTGGATATTCATAAGGGCTGATTTCATCATCTTCGGGGTTCTGCACTTCATAGGTGTGGCAATCATCCTCTCCTACCCATTCCTGAAGCGTAAATACACGAATCTGGTTTTTGGGTTAAGCTTTTTAGCAGTTGGGATCTACCTGCAGACCCTCTACTTCAACTTCACAGGGCTCATGTGGCTTGGATTCGTACCCTCAACCATCCACACAGTGGACTACTTCCCGCTTCTCCCATGGTTTGGAGTGGTTCTACTTGGAACCTTCGCTGGAGAAGTTCTTTACAGGGACTACAGGCGGAACTTCCATCTGCCGGATCTTTCCAGAACCTTTCCTGTCAGGGTGACTGGTTTGCTGGGCAGGCATTCACTCCTGATCTACCTCATGCATCAGCCTGTTCTGATACTCTTTCTTTATCTTCTGGGGGTTTTAAAGATTTCTTACTTATTTTAA
- a CDS encoding DUF4013 domain-containing protein: MDVTAIIKDSLRYPLSDWKKILILGIIIVISDLLSVFQSLGVTNKDLIPFLVVVGFLIGLLVNGYLFRILRSSLDGHNELPKFNKWISMFYDGFKVFTTFIAYLIVPPVVILFLLISLMGIDFTFFTPIWGTLGINPLYLVTSEIFPGIVNFLAISYDIFAELSLLVLLFVFTITPIFLMAIANMAYEGEFSAAFRLHEILDEIGCIGWGNLIKWYLATGILFLILFIIGNIIGYLFDFLNPILVSVSLLLTLIPYSYMYYARAVALFYMPD; this comes from the coding sequence ATGGATGTTACTGCTATAATAAAAGATTCTTTGAGGTATCCCCTTTCTGATTGGAAGAAAATTCTGATATTAGGAATTATCATAGTAATCAGCGACTTACTGTCTGTTTTCCAATCGTTAGGTGTAACAAACAAAGATTTAATACCCTTTTTAGTTGTTGTAGGATTCTTAATTGGACTTTTAGTAAATGGTTACCTATTTAGAATCCTAAGATCATCTCTGGATGGTCATAATGAACTTCCAAAGTTTAATAAATGGATTTCAATGTTTTATGATGGTTTTAAAGTGTTTACCACTTTCATCGCTTATTTAATCGTTCCTCCTGTGGTTATACTGTTCCTTCTAATCTCTCTCATGGGAATTGATTTCACATTTTTTACGCCAATTTGGGGAACTTTGGGAATAAATCCATTATATCTGGTAACATCAGAAATTTTTCCAGGAATAGTGAATTTCCTTGCGATTTCCTATGACATCTTCGCGGAGTTATCACTCTTAGTTCTATTATTTGTGTTCACAATAACTCCAATATTCTTAATGGCAATAGCGAATATGGCCTATGAAGGTGAATTCAGTGCAGCCTTCCGATTGCATGAAATACTTGATGAAATAGGATGTATAGGTTGGGGCAATCTTATAAAATGGTACCTGGCAACAGGAATTCTATTTTTAATCCTGTTTATCATAGGAAACATTATAGGTTACTTATTTGACTTTTTGAACCCTATTTTAGTATCTGTTTCGCTTTTACTGACTTTAATCCCATACTCTTACATGTATTATGCCAGAGCAGTGGCTTTATTCTACATGCCGGACTGA
- the gatA gene encoding Asp-tRNA(Asn)/Glu-tRNA(Gln) amidotransferase subunit GatA codes for MKVSDKAVSIKNHEITALENLEKFHETIERENPKINAFLEVKVDEAMVLAESIDKKIQNGEKTGKLAGLVIGVKSNINVEDFHITAASRTLENYLGSYDATVVKRIKEEDGIIIGMTNMDEFAAGSSTETSAFGATDNPASPGRIPGGSSGGSAASVAADMCDLSIGSDTGGSIRNPASHCGVFGFKPTYGAVSRQGLLDLAMSFDQIGPFSRDTAGTALMLDVIAGNDPTECTSLAWEVPDFTAIAAKAGVDPENSLKGVKLGVVKQFQDVSDEKIVNIIEESINKMEEAGAEVVELSFDHIDLCLPTYYLINYVEFFSATRKYDGRKYGERIEEACGEEVLKRIHMGAYISQQEFSGKYYKKALQARSLIRKEMNTLLKDVDAICGPTVPKLPHKTGTSLETMEMYAYDVLTVIANLAGIPAASMPAGDVNGVPVGVQFQAKPLDDARIIELMAAFESIQ; via the coding sequence ATGAAAGTTTCAGATAAGGCAGTATCAATTAAAAATCATGAAATCACAGCATTAGAGAACCTTGAAAAGTTCCATGAAACAATAGAAAGGGAAAACCCTAAAATAAACGCTTTTTTAGAGGTTAAAGTTGATGAGGCAATGGTTCTTGCAGAGAGTATTGATAAAAAGATTCAGAACGGCGAGAAAACAGGTAAACTTGCAGGACTCGTTATTGGGGTTAAAAGCAACATCAACGTTGAGGACTTCCACATCACAGCAGCCTCCAGAACCCTTGAAAACTACCTTGGAAGCTACGACGCCACAGTGGTAAAGAGGATAAAGGAAGAAGACGGTATCATCATTGGAATGACCAACATGGACGAGTTTGCAGCTGGAAGCTCCACAGAAACATCCGCATTCGGAGCAACAGACAACCCTGCATCCCCAGGCAGGATCCCTGGTGGTTCCAGTGGTGGAAGTGCAGCATCAGTTGCAGCGGACATGTGCGACCTGAGCATAGGATCAGACACAGGTGGTTCCATAAGAAACCCTGCATCCCACTGTGGAGTTTTTGGATTCAAACCAACCTACGGTGCAGTTTCAAGGCAGGGACTCCTTGACCTTGCAATGAGCTTCGACCAGATCGGACCCTTCTCACGTGATACTGCAGGCACAGCTCTTATGCTGGATGTCATAGCAGGAAACGACCCAACCGAGTGCACATCCCTTGCATGGGAGGTTCCAGATTTCACAGCCATAGCAGCAAAGGCAGGGGTCGATCCAGAAAATTCACTTAAAGGTGTTAAACTGGGGGTGGTCAAGCAGTTCCAGGACGTGTCAGACGAGAAGATCGTTAATATAATTGAAGAATCCATTAATAAAATGGAAGAGGCAGGGGCAGAAGTAGTTGAATTAAGCTTCGATCACATTGATTTGTGCCTACCTACTTACTACCTCATAAACTACGTTGAGTTCTTCTCAGCAACAAGGAAGTACGACGGCCGTAAGTACGGTGAGAGGATCGAGGAAGCCTGTGGTGAGGAAGTGCTCAAAAGGATCCACATGGGTGCATACATAAGCCAGCAGGAATTCAGTGGTAAGTACTACAAAAAAGCCCTCCAGGCAAGATCCCTCATAAGAAAGGAGATGAACACTCTCCTGAAAGATGTGGATGCCATTTGCGGACCAACAGTTCCAAAATTACCCCACAAAACAGGCACCTCCCTTGAAACAATGGAGATGTACGCCTACGATGTCCTGACTGTTATAGCAAACCTTGCAGGAATACCCGCTGCAAGCATGCCTGCAGGAGATGTGAACGGAGTGCCTGTGGGAGTTCAGTTCCAGGCAAAACCACTGGATGATGCTAGGATAATCGAGCTAATGGCTGCATTTGAATCCATCCAGTAA
- a CDS encoding nucleotide-binding protein translates to MKKIGFLYVKGAVPGFEDFGHLPTHLLKENGMVNGLPAHRELDGLIIPGGSIVESQSLTKDLKREIRLLDREGKFILGMCSGFQALANKTDIGRKSPCPVEKEGLGLLDVTFHPMIGTDRVEAEVTGNSFLTEGLIGEKVTGFHCHTYGEIRGDALSIIESAVKRTNYRNNPRRIVSGVRNDDGNVVGTMVHGALDENPELARNILKFIDASEEDIEEIHDANKILLNEIRGEIGVNTGIRADYRTAEGSKSPRAVMIASTGSDSGKTFLTTGLAGVLRKRGYKVCVLKVGPDTRDIVPALYLNKEKMQPYSSIKIGGLGWKDLKDTLKDVKSKSYDFILIEGVMSIFTGLLNQKTPFSGAEIAKAVDIPVLLVAGCNKGGIETAAVDLVGHTEIMDKLGLKTRGVILNKVYDEGIAGSASSFIKLRTGLDFVETVPKVKLAERGNTPEVEIKLEDFCLNAMRTVEENLDVERIIQIAEEIEFNGYDSFDDILKVFK, encoded by the coding sequence ATGAAAAAAATCGGATTTCTATATGTAAAAGGTGCCGTACCTGGATTTGAAGACTTCGGACACCTTCCAACACACCTTTTAAAGGAAAATGGAATGGTCAACGGTTTACCTGCCCACAGGGAACTGGACGGACTAATAATCCCCGGCGGCAGTATAGTGGAATCCCAGAGCTTAACAAAGGATCTTAAAAGGGAGATACGCCTCCTCGACAGGGAGGGCAAGTTCATCTTAGGGATGTGCTCAGGGTTCCAGGCCCTCGCTAACAAAACAGATATAGGCAGAAAATCCCCCTGCCCAGTTGAAAAGGAGGGATTGGGACTTCTTGATGTTACCTTCCATCCAATGATAGGCACGGACAGGGTTGAAGCTGAGGTCACTGGAAACTCCTTTTTAACAGAAGGACTGATTGGGGAGAAGGTAACAGGTTTTCACTGCCACACCTACGGAGAAATAAGGGGAGATGCACTATCCATAATTGAATCCGCGGTTAAAAGGACGAATTACAGGAACAATCCTCGCAGAATAGTTTCAGGGGTCAGAAACGATGATGGAAACGTTGTTGGAACCATGGTTCACGGCGCCCTTGATGAAAACCCAGAACTCGCTCGAAACATCCTGAAATTCATAGATGCAAGTGAAGAGGATATTGAAGAGATTCATGATGCAAACAAAATTCTCCTAAACGAAATAAGAGGAGAAATAGGTGTGAACACAGGGATACGTGCAGATTACAGAACTGCAGAGGGTTCAAAATCTCCAAGGGCAGTTATGATTGCAAGCACAGGCTCTGATTCTGGTAAAACCTTCCTAACAACGGGCCTTGCAGGGGTTCTAAGGAAGCGTGGCTATAAGGTGTGTGTTCTCAAAGTGGGACCAGACACCAGGGACATAGTACCGGCACTCTACCTCAACAAGGAAAAGATGCAGCCCTACTCATCCATAAAGATAGGGGGGCTGGGATGGAAGGATTTAAAGGACACATTAAAGGATGTTAAATCAAAGAGCTATGATTTTATCCTCATAGAGGGAGTTATGAGCATATTCACAGGACTCCTGAACCAAAAAACTCCATTTTCAGGGGCAGAAATAGCAAAAGCAGTCGATATCCCAGTTTTACTCGTAGCAGGATGCAACAAGGGAGGAATTGAAACAGCAGCAGTTGATCTTGTGGGTCACACTGAGATCATGGATAAACTCGGCCTGAAAACCAGGGGAGTCATCCTTAACAAGGTTTACGATGAAGGGATAGCAGGTTCTGCATCATCCTTCATAAAATTGAGAACTGGACTGGACTTCGTTGAAACTGTTCCAAAGGTCAAACTCGCTGAAAGGGGTAACACACCTGAAGTGGAAATAAAACTTGAAGATTTCTGCCTCAACGCAATGAGAACAGTTGAAGAAAACCTGGACGTTGAAAGAATAATTCAGATAGCTGAAGAAATAGAATTCAATGGTTATGATTCATTTGATGATATTTTGAAGGTTTTTAAATGA
- the ribB gene encoding 3,4-dihydroxy-2-butanone-4-phosphate synthase: MINKALKALKNGEIVLIFDNDNRERETDMIVAGEFMTPEHMTQMRNDAGGLFCVPVSAENMEKLGVPFMTDIMEEASSKYPVLTELSPNDIPYDEKSAFSITINHRKTFTGITDNDRAMTIKELALLCKEGKQGEFGKHFRAPGHVTMLKAADKHVLERKGHTEMSIALTEMCGLTQVAVCCEMMDDETGGSLTTDKAKAYAEEHGLVFMSGDDVIAAYEDFVSKKE, encoded by the coding sequence ATGATAAACAAAGCACTGAAAGCATTGAAAAACGGAGAAATCGTTTTAATATTTGACAACGACAACAGGGAAAGGGAAACAGACATGATAGTGGCCGGGGAGTTCATGACCCCAGAGCACATGACCCAGATGAGAAACGATGCAGGAGGTCTTTTCTGTGTACCTGTGTCTGCTGAGAACATGGAAAAACTTGGAGTTCCATTCATGACTGACATAATGGAAGAGGCAAGCTCTAAGTACCCTGTTCTTACTGAGCTCTCACCAAACGACATTCCCTACGATGAAAAATCTGCATTCTCCATAACCATCAACCACAGGAAAACCTTCACAGGCATAACAGACAACGATAGGGCCATGACCATCAAAGAGTTAGCCTTACTCTGCAAGGAAGGAAAACAGGGTGAATTCGGCAAACACTTCAGGGCTCCAGGCCATGTTACCATGCTGAAGGCAGCAGATAAACACGTTCTTGAAAGGAAAGGCCACACAGAGATGAGCATAGCCCTCACAGAGATGTGCGGATTAACACAGGTTGCTGTGTGCTGTGAAATGATGGACGATGAAACAGGCGGCTCCCTAACAACTGATAAGGCAAAAGCATACGCTGAAGAACACGGACTCGTATTTATGAGCGGTGATGATGTTATAGCGGCCTATGAAGACTTTGTATCTAAAAAAGAGTAA
- a CDS encoding DUF120 domain-containing protein, whose translation MEIKGIVVSGMGKGTYFMSQDIYREQFKEKLDLKPFVGTLNIGIAVNNIKMIQGIEPEKFVIISGKDKFGDVKALKATLNNEVEGALVFPVKTKHPQDVLEFIAEVNLRKTLKLEDGDVVTLNIE comes from the coding sequence ATGGAGATTAAAGGAATCGTAGTTTCAGGAATGGGAAAAGGAACATATTTCATGTCACAGGATATTTACAGGGAACAGTTCAAGGAAAAACTGGATTTAAAACCCTTTGTAGGTACCCTCAATATTGGAATAGCTGTGAATAATATCAAGATGATCCAGGGCATAGAACCTGAAAAATTCGTTATAATCAGTGGAAAAGATAAATTTGGAGATGTTAAGGCATTAAAAGCTACTCTGAACAATGAAGTTGAAGGTGCACTTGTTTTTCCTGTGAAAACCAAACATCCACAGGACGTGCTTGAATTCATTGCCGAGGTAAATCTTAGAAAAACTTTGAAACTTGAAGATGGAGATGTTGTTACCCTGAACATTGAATAA